One Halobaculum roseum DNA segment encodes these proteins:
- a CDS encoding GMP synthase subunit A has product MSEPRIVVIDNHGQFTHLEGRALRDVGVDSEILDNDTEPDDIDADGIVLSGGPSMDRVGRCSDYLDLGVPVLGICLGLQFIAEELDGRVESGDYGGYADVDVRIRDDEDPLVGSLAPETRTWASHADEVVEAPDGFAVTADSDVCGVEAMSDTDRDLYGVQWHPEVSHTERGQEVFENFVEICR; this is encoded by the coding sequence ATGAGCGAGCCGCGCATCGTGGTCATCGACAACCACGGACAGTTCACACACCTCGAGGGCCGGGCGCTTCGCGACGTGGGCGTCGACTCGGAGATCCTCGACAACGACACCGAGCCCGACGACATCGACGCCGACGGGATCGTCCTCTCGGGCGGCCCGAGCATGGACCGCGTCGGCCGCTGTTCCGACTACCTCGACCTGGGCGTGCCCGTGCTGGGCATCTGCCTGGGCCTGCAGTTCATCGCCGAGGAACTGGACGGCCGCGTCGAGTCCGGCGACTACGGCGGCTACGCCGATGTCGACGTACGGATCCGCGACGACGAGGATCCCCTGGTCGGGTCGCTCGCGCCCGAGACGCGCACGTGGGCCAGCCACGCCGACGAGGTCGTCGAGGCGCCCGACGGGTTCGCCGTCACCGCCGACAGCGACGTCTGCGGCGTCGAGGCGATGTCCGACACCGACCGCGACCTGTACGGCGTCCAGTGGCACCCCGAGGTGAGCCACACCGAGCGCGGGCAGGAGGTCTTCGAGAACTTCGTCGAGATCTGTCGGTAG
- a CDS encoding DUF7097 family protein produces the protein MERTPDGTPVGVDDPYEFAGRCDHLTGDGRCRFALERAGDDREFAAERRRADYACVAADEDADWRDCPHYRSTTDAKACARCGLEEVRIAHDDRRPLVEEHHLSYGEGSTEGGRQGEPERSPDSESNRSPSHEITVGLCRWCHTKVHKSFARVDDDASPDPEAVAERESRRGEELGELGFSSANERYGDDRRGDE, from the coding sequence ATGGAGCGGACGCCAGACGGGACGCCGGTCGGCGTCGACGACCCGTACGAGTTCGCCGGCCGCTGTGACCATTTGACGGGCGACGGTCGCTGTCGCTTCGCGCTCGAACGCGCCGGCGACGACCGCGAGTTCGCGGCCGAGCGGCGCCGTGCCGACTACGCCTGCGTCGCCGCCGACGAGGACGCCGACTGGCGCGATTGCCCCCACTACCGGTCGACGACCGACGCGAAGGCGTGCGCGCGGTGTGGGCTGGAGGAGGTCCGGATCGCCCACGACGACCGCCGACCACTCGTCGAGGAGCACCACCTCTCGTACGGGGAAGGGTCGACGGAGGGAGGACGCCAAGGTGAACCGGAGAGATCGCCGGACAGCGAGTCGAATCGGAGCCCATCCCACGAGATCACGGTGGGGTTGTGCCGGTGGTGTCACACGAAGGTGCACAAGTCGTTCGCGCGCGTCGACGACGACGCGAGCCCCGATCCGGAGGCGGTCGCCGAGCGCGAGAGCCGCCGCGGCGAGGAACTCGGCGAACTGGGGTTCTCCTCCGCCAACGAACGGTACGGCGACGACCGCCGGGGCGACGAGTGA
- a CDS encoding M24 family metallopeptidase: protein MATKLPESEFDARLAEVRGRLADTAADAATFFDATSIEYLSGFHHIQTERPVVLAVTRDGMEITVPRLEVERVEPNPRIDAVHHYFDYPQGKPIETAAAMLEGMGAESVVSDADGAPGVMGYEGPSLSEFVEVESQSWVDRMRWEKTDAEVDLVRESAKWANLAHRYLADYTEVGAHPVTVSQKATTDASRAMLDTLGDRYAMRTRGSGPVHAGYISGSETALPHGHTPNERLSEGDVLITGASANVDGYHSELERTMFVGEPSDEQVHYFELMLEAQTIAIDALGPGQSIAGVDEVVRDYFLEQGIEDTAQHHVGHNIGLGGHEPPYIDRGWDDYEYVDGADGSHPSASGTSSRTGDDVMAPGQIYTIEPGIYTDEYGYRHSDTIAITENGTEWLTYFPRDLESNVIR from the coding sequence ATGGCGACGAAACTCCCCGAATCGGAGTTCGACGCGCGGCTCGCGGAGGTGCGCGGGCGGCTCGCGGACACCGCTGCCGACGCGGCGACGTTCTTCGACGCGACGAGCATCGAGTACCTCTCGGGCTTTCATCACATCCAGACCGAGCGCCCGGTCGTCCTCGCGGTCACGCGGGACGGCATGGAGATCACCGTCCCACGGCTTGAGGTCGAGCGCGTGGAGCCGAACCCCCGGATCGACGCGGTCCACCACTACTTCGACTACCCGCAGGGGAAGCCGATCGAGACCGCGGCGGCGATGCTGGAGGGGATGGGCGCCGAGTCGGTCGTCTCCGACGCCGACGGCGCGCCCGGGGTGATGGGCTACGAGGGCCCCTCGCTCTCGGAGTTCGTCGAGGTCGAGAGCCAGTCGTGGGTCGACCGCATGCGCTGGGAGAAGACCGACGCCGAGGTGGATCTGGTGCGCGAGTCCGCGAAGTGGGCAAACCTCGCCCACCGCTATCTCGCCGACTACACCGAGGTCGGCGCCCACCCCGTGACGGTGAGCCAGAAGGCCACGACCGACGCCTCCCGGGCGATGCTCGACACCCTCGGGGATCGATACGCCATGCGCACGCGAGGGTCCGGACCCGTCCACGCCGGCTACATCTCCGGCAGCGAGACCGCCCTTCCGCACGGCCACACCCCCAACGAACGGCTCTCGGAAGGGGACGTGCTGATCACGGGCGCGTCCGCGAACGTCGACGGCTACCACTCCGAACTGGAGCGCACGATGTTCGTCGGGGAGCCCTCCGACGAGCAGGTCCACTACTTCGAGCTGATGCTCGAGGCTCAAACTATCGCCATCGACGCGCTCGGTCCCGGGCAGTCGATCGCCGGCGTCGACGAGGTCGTCCGCGACTACTTCCTCGAACAGGGGATCGAGGACACCGCCCAGCACCACGTCGGCCACAACATCGGCCTCGGGGGCCACGAGCCGCCGTACATCGACCGCGGCTGGGACGACTACGAGTACGTCGACGGGGCTGACGGGTCACACCCGTCAGCTAGCGGGACTTCGTCCCGCACAGGCGACGACGTGATGGCGCCCGGACAGATCTACACCATCGAACCCGGGATCTACACCGACGAGTACGGCTACCGACACTCCGACACCATCGCCATCACCGAGAACGGCACCGAATGGCTGACGTACTTCCCGCGGGACCTGGAGTCGAACGTCATCCGGTAA
- a CDS encoding DUF7521 family protein, which produces MEVAILQLWEPAMPPGWAVVFQQATQVLSVVIGVLIAYQAYRGYRRNDSRPMFYIALGFTLALAVPFCIFLLYGILPGLPVTAVIVTSQLSQVSGLVAILYALWMPT; this is translated from the coding sequence ATGGAGGTCGCCATCCTCCAGCTCTGGGAACCCGCGATGCCGCCGGGGTGGGCCGTCGTGTTCCAGCAAGCGACGCAGGTTCTGAGCGTCGTCATCGGTGTGCTCATCGCATACCAGGCGTACCGCGGCTACCGGCGCAACGACAGTCGGCCGATGTTCTATATCGCGCTCGGGTTCACGCTCGCTCTCGCCGTGCCGTTCTGCATCTTCCTTCTGTACGGGATCCTCCCGGGATTGCCCGTCACAGCGGTCATTGTCACGTCCCAACTGAGTCAGGTTTCGGGGTTGGTAGCGATACTGTACGCCCTTTGGATGCCGACGTGA
- a CDS encoding HAD family hydrolase yields the protein MTAVSFALFDTLVEADLPSDPAAAVGDELRARGVDVPDDWADAYGETHVDAPAGAEVPLPAHVSRALASRGVDAPGNAARRAVVAAFDPAVRTRTGAVDAVERAREDGPVGLLANCAVPELVGRVLVRSDLARDDFDAVVTSVACGWRKPDRRAFERVAGALGGEVSELTHVGCDGAVDGAVADIGGRYRDAADWFPADRDP from the coding sequence GTGACCGCCGTCTCGTTCGCGCTGTTCGACACGCTCGTCGAGGCCGACCTCCCGTCGGACCCGGCGGCGGCCGTCGGCGACGAATTGCGAGCCCGCGGCGTCGATGTCCCCGACGACTGGGCCGACGCCTACGGCGAGACCCACGTCGACGCCCCCGCGGGCGCGGAGGTTCCGCTCCCGGCGCACGTGAGCCGGGCGCTCGCGTCCCGCGGCGTCGACGCGCCCGGCAACGCCGCCCGACGGGCCGTCGTCGCCGCCTTCGACCCGGCGGTCCGAACCCGAACGGGGGCGGTCGACGCGGTCGAACGCGCACGCGAGGACGGACCGGTCGGGCTGCTCGCGAACTGCGCGGTGCCCGAGCTGGTCGGCCGCGTGCTCGTGCGGTCGGACCTCGCGCGCGACGACTTCGACGCCGTCGTGACGAGCGTCGCCTGCGGGTGGCGCAAGCCGGACCGGCGGGCGTTCGAGCGCGTCGCCGGCGCGCTGGGGGGCGAAGTCTCGGAGCTTACGCACGTCGGCTGCGACGGGGCGGTCGACGGCGCCGTCGCCGACATCGGCGGGCGCTATCGCGACGCCGCCGACTGGTTCCCGGCCGATCGTGACCCGTGA
- a CDS encoding winged helix-turn-helix domain-containing protein, whose product MGSEDDDIERLAGVLEDATARTILTEASREPMSATTLSDHCDVSEPTIYRRLDDLRECNLLVERTQLDPEGGHHRTMYTTNLERISVELRDGEFDLQVERREDPADRFTRLIEGI is encoded by the coding sequence ATGGGAAGTGAGGACGACGACATCGAACGTCTCGCGGGCGTGCTGGAGGACGCAACAGCACGTACGATCCTCACTGAAGCGAGCCGAGAGCCGATGTCAGCGACGACACTCAGCGATCACTGCGACGTCTCCGAACCGACGATCTACCGGCGTCTGGACGACCTTCGAGAGTGTAACTTACTCGTCGAGCGGACGCAACTGGATCCGGAGGGGGGACATCACCGAACCATGTACACGACGAATCTCGAACGGATCAGTGTCGAACTGCGTGACGGGGAATTCGATCTGCAGGTCGAACGCCGGGAAGACCCGGCCGACCGGTTCACACGGCTAATCGAGGGGATCTGA
- a CDS encoding methyl-accepting chemotaxis protein gives MATTESDDVGDIEVDIDDAIDADAEDMNEDAADALTGLQAASQQVAVSTTEIAGLADEQSEDMRTVSDEMTNLSAAIEEVASSAEQVAAAADDAEAAAERGEESAEEAMNAIRAVADAAESMTEGIERIGRRIEDIDEFVDVIDDIAEQTNLLALNANIEAARAGAEGDGFAVVANEVKNLAEDSQEEAEAVEETVDEIKAEMNEVVDEIEGSNERIDEGVSQTAEAMDHLGEIADTVSEASAGVSEVARATDEQAASAEEVSAMVEDAAGDADEIAAEADEIAAAVEEQTNEIGSVVETLRD, from the coding sequence ATGGCAACCACCGAGTCCGACGACGTGGGCGACATCGAGGTCGACATCGACGACGCGATCGACGCGGACGCCGAGGACATGAACGAGGACGCCGCCGACGCCCTGACCGGGCTGCAGGCCGCCTCCCAGCAGGTCGCGGTGTCGACGACGGAGATCGCCGGGCTGGCCGACGAGCAGTCCGAGGACATGCGAACCGTGAGCGACGAGATGACGAACCTCTCGGCGGCGATCGAGGAGGTCGCCTCCTCGGCCGAGCAGGTCGCCGCGGCGGCCGACGACGCGGAGGCGGCCGCCGAACGGGGCGAGGAGTCCGCCGAGGAGGCGATGAACGCGATCCGCGCGGTCGCCGACGCGGCCGAGTCGATGACCGAGGGCATCGAGCGGATCGGCAGGCGGATCGAGGACATCGACGAGTTCGTCGACGTGATCGACGACATCGCCGAGCAGACGAACCTGCTGGCGCTCAACGCCAACATCGAGGCCGCCCGCGCGGGCGCCGAGGGTGACGGCTTCGCGGTCGTCGCCAACGAGGTGAAGAACCTCGCCGAGGACTCTCAGGAGGAGGCCGAGGCCGTCGAGGAGACCGTCGACGAGATCAAAGCCGAGATGAACGAGGTCGTCGACGAGATCGAGGGGAGCAACGAGCGCATCGACGAGGGCGTGTCCCAGACCGCCGAGGCGATGGACCACCTCGGGGAGATCGCCGACACCGTCTCGGAGGCCTCCGCGGGGGTCAGCGAGGTCGCCCGCGCCACCGACGAGCAGGCGGCCTCCGCCGAGGAGGTGTCCGCGATGGTCGAGGACGCCGCCGGGGACGCCGACGAGATCGCCGCCGAGGCCGACGAGATCGCCGCCGCCGTCGAGGAACAGACCAACGAGATCGGCTCGGTCGTCGAGACGCTGCGCGACTGA
- a CDS encoding CPBP family intramembrane glutamic endopeptidase, which yields MPRDPRSTDAVNTRNVTEFLAVLTALVLGFVAVARAIDVEIEAFGPLYMFTPAAAGVFVCVRNRIALREVGVRIGRRRWLALAAVLPLPVLGTITALSIGVPGVSFDPSLDVAARIGLPSGPFWTLVALGAMVAVGATVNAVAGFGEEFGWRGYLLWELAPLGFWRASLAIGTVWGVWHAPLVVAGYNYPSFPVVGVFALTVACIAMTPLFVYVVVRSRSVVPAAVFHGVFNAVGIVGYAATDDAVLRQLVASEGGLVGVTVFGVVAVGIASTGTPRLSRDVFSDESPNTAGSDTAGN from the coding sequence ATGCCACGAGATCCCCGGTCCACGGACGCCGTCAACACGCGGAACGTGACGGAGTTCCTCGCCGTCCTCACAGCGTTGGTCCTCGGATTCGTAGCTGTCGCGCGTGCGATCGACGTGGAGATCGAGGCGTTCGGACCGCTGTACATGTTCACGCCGGCAGCCGCCGGGGTATTCGTGTGCGTACGCAACCGGATCGCACTCCGGGAGGTCGGCGTGCGCATCGGTCGCCGCCGGTGGCTCGCCTTGGCCGCGGTCCTCCCGCTCCCGGTTCTCGGAACGATAACGGCGCTTTCGATAGGTGTGCCGGGCGTGTCGTTCGACCCCTCGCTCGACGTGGCGGCCCGGATCGGCCTGCCGTCAGGGCCGTTCTGGACGCTCGTCGCACTGGGCGCCATGGTGGCGGTCGGAGCGACAGTGAACGCGGTCGCCGGGTTCGGTGAGGAGTTCGGATGGCGGGGATACCTCCTGTGGGAGCTCGCCCCCTTGGGGTTCTGGAGAGCGTCACTGGCGATCGGAACCGTTTGGGGAGTCTGGCACGCGCCCCTCGTCGTCGCCGGGTACAACTACCCGTCGTTCCCGGTCGTCGGCGTGTTCGCGCTCACGGTGGCATGCATCGCGATGACCCCACTGTTCGTCTACGTCGTCGTTCGATCGCGGTCCGTCGTTCCCGCGGCCGTCTTCCACGGCGTCTTCAACGCGGTCGGTATCGTCGGGTACGCGGCGACCGACGACGCCGTGCTCAGACAACTCGTCGCCAGCGAGGGCGGGCTCGTTGGCGTGACGGTGTTCGGGGTCGTCGCCGTCGGTATCGCCTCCACCGGGACGCCCCGCCTCTCCCGCGACGTGTTCTCCGATGAGAGCCCGAACACAGCAGGTTCGGATACTGCTGGAAACTGA
- a CDS encoding DUF2070 family protein — translation MTATQSNLAGLSRFIFRAPSWYTSVAFALLLAAVAGVGAFERPETSVAWRGVLFVGRDAWEGVFFIGIPTVVAGLGTAWVDRLVGGKLTPNRSSLLALVCEVVIVAFLAVGGLLAYLTPLGQRFVFDVLVVALASVFAIRLLVIMAVSRSSLPVAAVPASIQTLTAAVLLFVYSGTLRVLEVGGPLLDTFLMPYLSRPQEAPPELSAISPDHFLVLGLTCALYAGAVWTFLYVVDRPWRNTLGVSVLDFLQGFIGHVAEGTRELEDFFEQLGEEAVVPVTVLSLRTPDGEEKARWVLPMIHPGPMGEIGGGNLPVRIAAATDGVAFPPHATAGHDFNLVTEREVDTVVEAADRAYDRLTYSSEATESVRTTAGEASILGQGFDDDALLVSTFAPGFADDVEYAVGLSTAAEARTEGLDDVLLVDAHNSNNGLDGPDLGHVTPGSTRSFDMMQAARRVGERLAVAPRGDLSAGVAWERTDWVPEEGIGPLGVRAMVTEVDGAAGADDDGDTDAGTAAGDDATGDDDPNAGPQTTAYVLVDGNNMEPGLRGHLVDAVADAVDADEAEVMTTDTHIVNTVEADNQVGAAVDRDALTDVVVDVAERAAADAEPVESGMATEHAEVTVFGNDRTESLASHANAAVSMGGALAAAVILASLAISVLLFFVTGA, via the coding sequence ATGACTGCGACCCAGAGCAACCTCGCCGGCCTCTCGCGGTTCATCTTTCGTGCGCCGTCGTGGTACACGTCGGTCGCGTTCGCCCTCCTGCTGGCGGCAGTCGCCGGCGTCGGCGCCTTCGAGCGCCCGGAAACCTCGGTCGCGTGGCGCGGCGTCCTGTTCGTCGGCCGCGACGCCTGGGAGGGCGTGTTCTTCATCGGCATCCCGACGGTCGTCGCCGGGCTCGGCACCGCGTGGGTCGACCGCCTGGTCGGCGGGAAGCTCACGCCGAACCGCTCGTCGCTGCTCGCGCTGGTGTGTGAGGTCGTCATCGTCGCCTTCCTCGCGGTGGGCGGGCTGCTGGCGTATCTGACCCCGCTGGGCCAGCGGTTCGTCTTCGACGTGCTCGTCGTCGCGCTGGCGTCGGTGTTCGCCATCCGCCTGCTCGTGATCATGGCGGTCTCGCGGTCGTCGCTCCCGGTCGCGGCGGTGCCCGCGAGCATCCAGACGCTGACCGCCGCGGTCCTGTTGTTCGTCTACAGCGGTACGCTCCGCGTCCTCGAGGTCGGCGGGCCGCTGCTCGACACGTTCCTCATGCCGTATCTCTCGCGGCCCCAGGAGGCGCCGCCGGAACTGTCGGCGATCAGCCCGGACCACTTCCTCGTGCTCGGGCTCACCTGCGCGCTGTATGCGGGCGCGGTGTGGACGTTCCTCTACGTCGTCGACCGTCCGTGGCGCAACACGCTCGGCGTCTCGGTGCTCGATTTCCTGCAGGGGTTCATCGGCCACGTCGCCGAGGGGACCCGCGAGTTGGAGGACTTCTTCGAGCAGCTGGGCGAGGAGGCGGTCGTTCCCGTGACGGTCCTCTCGCTGCGGACGCCCGACGGCGAGGAGAAGGCTCGTTGGGTGCTCCCGATGATCCATCCCGGTCCCATGGGTGAGATCGGCGGCGGCAACCTCCCGGTCCGCATCGCCGCCGCGACCGACGGCGTCGCGTTCCCGCCGCACGCGACCGCCGGACACGACTTCAACCTCGTCACCGAACGCGAGGTCGACACCGTCGTCGAGGCGGCCGACCGGGCGTACGACCGGCTCACCTACTCCTCGGAGGCGACCGAGAGCGTCCGAACGACCGCCGGCGAGGCGTCGATCCTGGGGCAGGGGTTCGACGACGACGCCCTGCTCGTGTCGACGTTCGCGCCAGGGTTCGCCGACGACGTGGAGTACGCGGTCGGGCTATCGACGGCCGCCGAGGCGCGCACCGAGGGACTGGACGACGTGCTGCTCGTCGACGCCCACAACTCCAACAACGGCCTCGACGGCCCGGATCTGGGCCACGTGACTCCCGGGTCGACGCGGTCGTTCGACATGATGCAGGCGGCCCGCCGCGTCGGCGAGCGCCTCGCGGTCGCGCCCCGTGGCGACCTCTCGGCGGGCGTCGCCTGGGAGCGCACGGACTGGGTCCCCGAGGAGGGGATCGGCCCGCTCGGCGTCCGCGCGATGGTGACGGAAGTCGACGGCGCCGCCGGGGCTGACGACGACGGCGATACCGACGCCGGGACCGCCGCCGGCGACGACGCCACGGGCGACGATGATCCGAATGCCGGCCCACAGACGACCGCGTACGTGCTCGTCGACGGCAACAACATGGAACCCGGGCTGCGCGGGCATCTCGTCGACGCCGTCGCTGACGCCGTCGACGCCGACGAGGCGGAGGTGATGACGACCGACACGCACATCGTCAACACCGTAGAGGCGGACAACCAGGTCGGCGCGGCCGTCGATCGGGACGCGCTCACGGACGTGGTCGTCGACGTGGCCGAACGGGCGGCCGCCGACGCCGAACCCGTCGAGTCCGGCATGGCGACCGAACACGCCGAGGTGACGGTGTTCGGCAACGACCGAACCGAGTCGCTCGCGAGCCACGCCAACGCCGCCGTCTCGATGGGCGGCGCGCTCGCGGCGGCGGTCATCCTCGCGTCGCTGGCGATCTCGGTGCTGCTGTTCTTCGTGACGGGCGCGTAA